The sequence below is a genomic window from Oxyura jamaicensis isolate SHBP4307 breed ruddy duck chromosome 20, BPBGC_Ojam_1.0, whole genome shotgun sequence.
TCGGCAGCTGGGAGCGGCGGCACGCCGGCAGCAACCCCTTGGACCCCCAGGAGCCCTGCCCCGATGCCTACTCCAACCTCGTCATCCTCGCCGTGCCCAACAGGGTGAGCGGCCCTGGCATGCGCCCACCCCCCTGGCATGCGCCCACCCCCCTGGCATGCGCCCACCCTTCTGGCATGTGCCCACCCCCCCCGGCATGCGCCcaccttcccttctcccccccttcctgctgcaggatgCGGCCGAGGAGTCCTGCGCGCTCATCTGCCAGGTCTTCCAGATCATCTACGGGGACCAGAGCATCGAGTGCGTGGACCGCGCCGGGTACCACTACACCTCCACGCCCACGCGGCCCTGGCTCTCCAGCAGGAGTgagtggctgggggggggggggggtgggatgCCGCGTGGGactgcagggggctggggggcttgGGCACAGCACGGGGGGGGCCTGCCCTGGCTCTCAGAGCTTGGCTCTCCCTCCCCAGGTGAGAGCTGCCGCACGGACGGGACGTACGGCTACGACGCCGACTTCAGCTCCTTGTGAGTCTGGCCTCCCCCGGGTGCCCCCATGGTGGGTGCCCGTCCCAGCTGCAgaccccccagccctgcccaacGGACCCGCTGACCCCACGCCCCCGCCCTCCCACAGCAATGGCTCCGAGACGTTCGAGGCGTATTACAGCGGGGCCTCCTCGCCCTCCTTCCACCAGTCCCACCACAGCCTGGCCACCGCCTGCAGCGGCAGCGACCAGAGCAGcgcggggctggagcagctgcaggactACATGGTGACGGTGAGGGCGCGGGGGGGGACCCTGCTCCTCTCCGGGTGCCGGGGAGCAGCCGGCCAGGTGCGGGGTGGTGGGGTTGAGGCTGtgcgctgcccccagccccgagccgtccccgtgtccccgcagcTGCGCAACAAGCTGTCACCCCAGGAGATCCAGCAGTTCGCCGTGATGCTCCGCGAGTACCGGCTGGGCACGCCGGTGCAGGAGTACTGCGCCGACCTCCTGCGCCTCTACGGGGACCGGAGGAAGTTCCTGCTCCTGGGTGAGCGCAGGGGTACCCGCCCCAGCCGCTGGGGTGtccgagcagccccagcagtggGTTACTGCCTCACGTTGGCCGTGTCCGTGTGTCCTTTGGGGATGGGGAGCTGGTCCTGGGTGTGCACCAGGGGGTGTTGGGCCCCCGCTGCTTTGCGAATGCCTCTGCCCGGGCTGGCtggcccccccccgggcacgGTCACCCCGAGCCTCACGGCGCCTGTCGCAGGAATGAGGCCCTTCATCCCCGACCAAGACATCGGGTACTTCGAGACCTTCCTGGAGAGCATCGGCATCCGCGAGGGCGGCATCCTCACCGACAGCTTCGGCCGCATCAAGCGCAGCATGAGCAACACGTCGGCCTCGGCCGTGCGGAGCTACGACAGCTGGTCCCTGCGCTCCGAGTCCGAGTCCTTCAACCGCATGATCACGGACATCACCCACGACATCGAGGCGCTGGCGCGGGacgaagaggaggaggaggaggaggaggacaatTATCTGTGAGGGGCTGCTGCAACCCGGCGGGCCCCTCGCTGCTCTCCAGCGCGGTGCTGGAGCTCCACGCCTGGATGGGCAGGGTGCCGGCTGCCTGGCGCTGTCCCCACTTTGTCCCCACGGGAGGGGACAAGGCTCTGCACTGCCCTGGCAGCTCTCGGCTGGGCTGGTGGCGAGGCAgggcagcccccccaccccccagcagcGCCCCGTGCTGTCATTTTGGCAGATCGCAATTAAAcgcctgggctgggagcagccgcCGTCCTGATGTCCCGGGGCAGTGCCTCGGGGGCCCCCCCGGCAGGACcgggatggggcaggggggagcaggGCGGGCAGGGGCCGTGCTGCCCGCAGAGCTGTCCCCTAACAGCGCTGTCCCCAAATCCTGGACGGCACGGGGGCGACGGGGGCTGCTCGGTGCCACGGGGGTGCCACACGGCCCCTGAGCTGCCGTCGCCCCCAGCCCACTCGGGGGCGCTCGGGGTGACGGAGCCGGGCAGGGGCCGTGGGACGGGCGTCCCGGGGACACCGGGGCCGGGAGAGGAGCGGCACGGCCCGACGGGGGGCACcggctgtccccgtccctgctCCCCGGGGGCGCAGCGCGGGGGTCCCACTCCGGCCGCCTGCAcccgggaggggagggggcgctaCCGGGAGGGGTGGGGGCGTTAccgggaggggcggggccacaccgggaggggcggggcctaggcggggcggggcgcggaGGGCACCCGAGCTGAGCGCCGCGGCGGCAGCCCCGGCTCCGGGAGCGGGACCGGGAGCGGGACGTGCCCCGGGACGTGGCCCCGGACGGCGGCCGAGGTGAGAGCGGAGCCCCGGGGGGCGGCAGGGCGCACGGAGCTCCCGGTACCGGTACCGGGCTGCCCGGCCGGACGGTCGCTGCCCGGGACAGCCGGTGCTGCCGGGGTCCTGCACCGTGCTGGCACGGGTCTGGCCCCGTCCTGTCCCCGGGTGGTCCGGGGGGGGGGCCTCGGGGGGGGAGGCGATGTCCGGGGAGGTGGGAAGGTGACACCGGGGtgcggggaggggagggttGGGGTGGTACTGGGGTGCCCCGGGCTCACTCCGTGGAGGTGCCGCCCGATGCGGGGCTcacggggggctgcaggggccccgccgcccccgtCCCAGCAGTGAGGACACGGGGCCGCGGGCGGCTGAGCTGCGGTGTGCCCACGCCTTCACACCTCCGCCACTTCCCGTCCTGTCCCCAGCGCTCAGGGACGGCCAGGCCAGCTGCGGGACCCGGGATGTGCcagggagcagctcccagcGCCGGTGCTCCCCGGTGCCACCGGAGCCTGCGGGAAAGCCCTCGGCACCGGGTCGCTGCGTGTGATGGTgacctggggtgctgcagggcttgggGCCGCGGGATGCTCGGCTCCCCAGGGGCCTGGTGCTGTCCTGCTCAGCACTGGGCCCTTGGGCTTTGCTGGGAGCTGGTCCCAATGTCTGAGTCCAGGGTGTCCTCTGGGAGAGGGACGTGCTCCCTGCCCCTGTCGGctcgggctgctgctgccaccctgaCAAGGGGTTTGGCGGAGGCTTTGGCATGCTAGAAAGGATGAGGAGTGACGGTGGCTCGGTTGGGAGGTGACAGCGGTGGTCCCTCGAGGGCTGTGGGACCAAGGCAGTGCTGTGCACATCCCCTGCGATGCAGGGGCCGTTTGCTTCCTCCTTCGCCGTCACTGCCTGCacccttctcctttcccctgtGCTGAGGTCTCCACCGGACAAAGGGAAGTGTCCTTTCTGGGGGGGGTTTCCCCAGCACTTGCTGCTTCTGGCAGCAGGTTttcctgctgatgtttctttggggggagctggggaaagcTGAGCACTTGGCTTCATCCTGGGCTGGTGGCTGCCAAAGGCAGCTTCACCCTGCAGGGCACGTCTGGGGGCCTGTGCCGAGGGGTGCCAGCCCACACCAGCACCCAGGGCTCCTCTTGCCTTCTTCCTGGCCTCCCTGGGCTTCCACCCCATGGGCTCAGTGCCCAGATGGGCTCCCCGGGCCCCTGCTGGCCCTGGCCACCCTTCTGTACCCGTCCCCAGGTCTTGGCAGGGCCcagcccacagcacagccaTTGTCTTGGATGTGGTCGTGTCCTGGGCTGAACCACTTtccatttcccttcttttaaagaaaaaaaagaataacagtGCCAAAACCGTGCTGGGCTGGTGAGCTCCGAGCACCTGGAGACACCGGAGCCCCGCTTCCCTGCTGCGGAGCTCAGCCCCGGCACCCTGGGCAGGGAAAGCTTTTTGGGGGAGCAGCGGAGCTGCGTCCTGGCACCCTGCCTGTCCCAAACTCACCTCCTGCTACGGCTTTCCCTACACCACAAGATCCCTTTTCCTTCTCGCCCCTTGACGCCCCTGCCCGTGGCTCCGACCATCcgggctgggtgctggtgctgtgcgtggtgctgggggagcGGAGCCCGTCCTGcccgggggagcggggccggggcaggagcCGCAGGCGTGGGGCTTTCTGCTCTGTCGCAACGGCTCCACTTCCCCTGCCCCCCTTCACAGGATGGGTTGCGTGAAGTCGAAGGAAGCTGACATCCCAGACAAGGTGATAAAAACGGGTCTCggccccagcctgcagctgggccaCTACGTGAAGGACCCCACGGCTGACAACAAGCACGTAAGTGGGAGCCGTCGTGCCCCCGCTGGGAGGGGGGTGCTCAGCCCTGGAGCCACCCATGCGGGCTCTGCCCGTGGCCTCGCTGGAGCTGCGGGAGCGCCGAGCCTGGGGCTGGCCGGGGGCGCTGGGATGGGAGCACAGGGCCTGCCCAGCCCAGGATGGAGCAAGGCACAGGGCGAACCCGGTGGAAATAAAGGGATTatggagaaagagggagaaaaatgagggtttcggggagggaggcagggagatgCTGGTGCAGTGGCTGAGATTCCTGTGGTGTACCGGTCTCTGCCACCCGTGACTTCCCTCTGTTTGTTGTCCTGCTTTCCAGCACAATGCCTGCAGCGCTGTGCCCCTGCCGGTGGATGGTGAGTACGCGTGGTCCTGCGGGCACGTGGGGGTCCTCAGCCCAGGATCGAGCCCAGCTGGACCTGGCAGCCTGGGAGCTCCGGGCTCCCTCCGAGCGCAGTGCGGCCGTGGCGCAGGGTGGCAGGGACCTGGTCCCACCGCAGGGACGGGTGCCCAGGACCACCTCTTGCCACAGGCCCGGGGGACAGCGTGGTGCTGGCGCTCTATGACTACGAGGCGATGCACGCTGGGGACCTGAGCTTCAAGAAGGGAGAGCGGCTGAAGGTCCTGGAGGAGTAAGTGTCCCCCGCCGCAGGGTGTCCTGAAGGCTCGTGTGGCCCTGCTTGCTGTTTGTCTGGACTTTGCCCGTTTGCTCTGTGCTGTAGCGTGCCGGTGACCACGCGCCCTGGGTGCCGCTGGCACGAAGGAGCTGGTGGTGCCCAGCACTGACCCGCTGCCGTCTTTATCCTCAGGAAGGGGGAGTGGTGGCAGGCACGGTCGCTGGTGACAGGGCACGAGGGCTTCATCCCCAGCAACTACGTGGCCCGAGCTGACTCGCTGGAGACAGAAGAGTGAGCGTCCCCCCGGGGCCAGCCCCTCCTGTGTGCTCCCCGCGAGCTCCTGCCTTGCCCAGCGTGGCCAtcccccctcctgccccgtgtcccccctgTGGCAGGGGCTGACGCCCCCCAGCCCACACGGCCTTGGCTTTCTGGTCCCTGACGGAGGTTGCTGCGTGCTCTGTTCCTGCCGCAGGTGGTTTTTTAAGGGCATCAGCAGGAAGGATGCGGAGCGGCTGCTGCTTGGCCCTGGGAACATGATCGGATCCTTCATGATACGGGACAGCGAGACCACCAAAGGTACCGAGGGACCCCACAGGGTGAGGGAGAGCTCCCCTCATGCAGATCTGCCTGGGTGAGGGGCTCCGGACCCTCCAgggagctctgctttcctgctgggcaggagctgggatcCGCTCCCTCTGCCAGCACCCCTACGAGAGCCgcagcactgctgtgtgccTGAGCCCTGCAGGGTCCAGGGATGCCCGGTCCCTCCGAGGCTGCCTTTGGTGTTTGGGGCTCATCTGGCCTTGTTCTGGGGCTGAGGGGGTGATGGTGGCAAGCAGGGGACAGTGCTGAGCTGGTGGCTCGGCCGGGTGCTGCTGGGACCCGCATGTGTGTCCGGGAGCCGGGGGGGCACTGCCCCATGCTGCAGCTCGCCCTTCCCCGAGCAGGCTGCTACTCCTTGTCGGTGCGGGACGGGGACGGCCTGCAGGGAGGCAGCGTGAAGCATTACAAGATCCGGACGCTGGATAGCGGCGGCTTCTACATCTCCCCACGCAGCAGCTTCGACACGCTGCAGGAGCTGGTCGAGCACTACAAGGGTGAGCCCCGGGGCATCGCTCCAGCATGGTCCTGCCCGGCACCGCCGCTCGTGGTACCCAGCAGCGGGTGGTGGTGCCCTGAATGCCTGCAGTGCCCAGGGCTGCCCGTCCCCAGGCCGGTGCCCTGGCAGTGCCACGTCCCTGTTGCGGTGCTGGTGTCTGACACTGGGTCGTGTCCTGCACCCACGGGGGCTGTGGCGGGCTCTGCGCTTCGTAGCACGAAGCCCGGCTGATGGCACTGGGCGCTCCCCGGCAGGGCAAAGCGACGGGCTGTGCCAGAAGCTCACCTACCCCTGCTGCATGCCCAAACCCCAGAAGCCCTGGGAGAAAGACGCGTGGGAAATCCCTCGGGAgtctctgcagctggagaggaAGCTGGGAGCCGGGCAGTTCGGAGAAGTGTGGATGGGTGAGAGCGGGGGGAGGcggctgggaggaggaggaaggtgatgGTGAAGGAGGAAGGGCgaggggtgggagaggaggtggaggggtggcagggggtgggggggtgccCCGCGAGCAGACAGTGAGGAAGCaactggagggaggagagaggggcaCTGGGAAGTAGTGGTGGCCCTGTCCTTCCCGCAGGGACAGCCAGGGACTGCGCGTGGTCTCCAGCCGTCacgcagcagctctgcctgcggGAGTGGGGGTTTGGCTGCAAAGCCCGGTGCTCCCAGCGTGGGGtgcctggggagggctgggcacCCTGGGGAACGGCCtgcgtcccccccccccccagctacCTACAACAAGCACACCAAGGTGGCGGTGAAGACCATGAAGCCCGGCAGCATGTCCGTGAGCGCCTTCCTGGAGGAGGCCAACCTCATGAAGACCCTGCAGCACGACAAGCTGGTGAAGCTGCACGCCGTCGTGACCAAGGAGGAGCCCATCTACATCATCACCGAGTTCATGGAGAAAGGTGCCACCCGCGTCCCTGCGGTGCAGGACCGGCTCCCCCCATCCCCGGGGAAGACGTGGGCTCTGGGGGGATGTGGGGACGGCCCTGggagaggagggatggggacagatGGAGGAGGATGGGACCTGTGCTGCCTGCGGGTGGGTTTGGGAGCCGGTGAGCCCCAGAGGGTCCTGGAGCAGCGTCACGGCCCTGGCTGAGCTgagcccagcaccctgcctgcccGCAGGGAGCTTGCTGGATTTCCTGAAGAGCGAGGAGGGGAACAAGCAGCCGCTGCCGAAGCTGATCGACTTCTCTGCCCAGGTGAGGAGGGGACAGACCTTTCTTggctccctgctccagctcccggGACATGGGGCCGGCTGCTGGCACCCTGGGGCTTGCAAAGCTGAGCTCGACCCCCTCCGATCCCCCTGAGAGCTCATCTCCAGGCGTTTGGGAGGCAGCCTGAGAGCAGCCTGTCCACAGCTCGGGCAGGTAGGGCCTGCAGAGCCCCCCGGGGACAGGCTCATGGGCTGGGAAATttggggaaggggctggtgAGGGTCACGGTGCCATGCGAGGCAGCCCGCTGCGTGCTCCTAGCGTGGGAGCAGGTGTGCAGGAAAGGAGAAGTGGTTGCTTCCTCCCCATTAACCCGgtagctgcagccagcaccgggctgtgcccagcaccccAAAGCAGCACAGACCCTGTCAGGAGCCAGGAAGGAACCTCTGTTGGGGCCGAGGGTCTCTGCCCTGCAGGTCACAGCCCTGGGGGCCCGCGGCACAGTTCTGCATTTTGGAAGCCACGGGGTGAGGGGCCGGAGCTGGTTCTCACCTGCTCACGTTTGCCCGGTCCTGTCTCCAGGACACCCCAGGTCTGGCTGGCATGGCCCccccctggggagcagcagcatcGGAGCTACAGATCTATGTCCATCGCTGCTGATGTGACAGTCACCTGAAAACAGTGCTCGGTGTGATACAGCCCAGGGGACAGCCTTCACGAGAGCACTGCAAGGAACATACCGTGCCATTTCCCCCCACGGCAGTGCCTATGGGAGCTTTATGGCAGTGACTGCACTTAAAATCATCTTCCAGCCACGGGCTGGAGGAAGGCACGTGGAGAGGAAGGGGTACTCAGTGAAAGCAGTGTCGGGGTTATTTTCAGGAGCTGCCTTTGGGTACAGCTGAGTGTGCTCTTACACATACAGCTTTACGTGTGCAATCATTTGTGCAACCACTGCTTTGTCGCcgctgcttctgcagcacttGCAGCCGGCGGCCACAGCCAGCGACCACTGAGCTGAGCCTGGTGCCTCGGTGAAATAATTCATGGAGGAACCTGAGCAACAGCAGGGCCCAGGCGCAGGAGGTTTAGGGCAGGTCTCTGGCTCCTCGAGCTGGCTGTGGCCGCGCCGAGCAGCGAGGCAGGCGTGCAGCCATCTGCTCCcggcaggctgtccccctgtcccctccagaCCTCGTGCCGCAGCTGCAGCACCGGGGCAGAGCCCGCAGTGCCTGCACAAGGGCAGCAGCCAGTGAGCCCGGGCTGGGGCTGAGTCACTGCAAGCAAAACCGCCCGTGGCCCTGGAAATGATCCTTCCGCCCTTGCGGTGCTGCtttacttctgtattttgtggGTCTCTGCACCTTGCCCCGGTCCAGCCTTGTGGGTGCAACGGCAGGGCTGACTTCGTGGGCTGC
It includes:
- the CCM2L gene encoding LOW QUALITY PROTEIN: cerebral cavernous malformations 2 protein-like (The sequence of the model RefSeq protein was modified relative to this genomic sequence to represent the inferred CDS: deleted 2 bases in 2 codons); amino-acid sequence: MDCEAKRGKKGFVSPIKRLVFPKAARKPALRSSVYRRPLHSVPLYPPDYLIDPQILLHDYVEKEVKFLGHLTWVTASLNPSSRDEVLQLLDTARQLKELPLQTTPEQDSILSLSARCLLLTWRDDEELILRIPTHEIAAASYLRDDALHLLILKTGLGVDPVPAGAHPEAAPVGCRRQPPPRSVRGGAWPEPGRLGGPMERRHTICSLDWRAARGGQEGRQGGSLERRRGGSWERRQRGRPSGSWERRQPCGGSWERRRAGTAGGSWERGTGFGSWERRHAGSNPLDPQEPCPDAYSNLVILAVPNRDAAEESCALICQVFQIIYGDQSIECVDRAGYHYTSTPTRPWLSSRSESCRTDGTYGYDADFSSFNGSETFEAYYSGASSPSFHQSHHSLATACSGSDQSSAGLEQLQDYMVTLRNKLSPQEIQQFAVMLREYRLGTPVQEYCADLLRLYGDRRKFLLLGMRPFIPDQDIGYFETFLESIGIREGGILTDSFGRIKRSMSNTSASAVRSYDSWSLRSESESFNRMITDITHDIEALARDEEEEEEEEDNYL
- the HCK gene encoding tyrosine-protein kinase HCK isoform X1; this encodes MGCVKSKEADIPDKVIKTGLGPSLQLGHYVKDPTADNKHHNACSAVPLPVDGPGDSVVLALYDYEAMHAGDLSFKKGERLKVLEEKGEWWQARSLVTGHEGFIPSNYVARADSLETEEWFFKGISRKDAERLLLGPGNMIGSFMIRDSETTKGCYSLSVRDGDGLQGGSVKHYKIRTLDSGGFYISPRSSFDTLQELVEHYKGQSDGLCQKLTYPCCMPKPQKPWEKDAWEIPRESLQLERKLGAGQFGEVWMATYNKHTKVAVKTMKPGSMSVSAFLEEANLMKTLQHDKLVKLHAVVTKEEPIYIITEFMEKGSLLDFLKSEEGNKQPLPKLIDFSAQIAEGMAFIEKRNYIHRDLRAANILVSAILVCKIADFGLARIIEDNEYTAREGAKFPIKWTAPEAINYGSFTIKSDVWSFGILLTEIITYGRIPYPGMSSVEVIRALERGYRMPRTENCPEELYDIMLRCWKTRPEDRPTFEYTQSILEDFFTATEGQYQQQP
- the HCK gene encoding tyrosine-protein kinase HCK isoform X2, whose product is MGCVKSKEADIPDKVIKTGLGPSLQLGHYVKDPTADNKHNACSAVPLPVDGPGDSVVLALYDYEAMHAGDLSFKKGERLKVLEEKGEWWQARSLVTGHEGFIPSNYVARADSLETEEWFFKGISRKDAERLLLGPGNMIGSFMIRDSETTKGCYSLSVRDGDGLQGGSVKHYKIRTLDSGGFYISPRSSFDTLQELVEHYKGQSDGLCQKLTYPCCMPKPQKPWEKDAWEIPRESLQLERKLGAGQFGEVWMATYNKHTKVAVKTMKPGSMSVSAFLEEANLMKTLQHDKLVKLHAVVTKEEPIYIITEFMEKGSLLDFLKSEEGNKQPLPKLIDFSAQIAEGMAFIEKRNYIHRDLRAANILVSAILVCKIADFGLARIIEDNEYTAREGAKFPIKWTAPEAINYGSFTIKSDVWSFGILLTEIITYGRIPYPGMSSVEVIRALERGYRMPRTENCPEELYDIMLRCWKTRPEDRPTFEYTQSILEDFFTATEGQYQQQP